A region of the Nocardia nova SH22a genome:
CCGAACTCGGTGTCAGCTGGGTCGCGACCAACCACCCCGGCCGCACCAAGAACGTGCTGGACGGTATCTGAGTCGCCGGATCCGCCCGCGTGCGCGCCCCTGCGCAGCGCGGCAGGGCTGAGCGGGTAGGTTCTGCGTTCGTGGGTAAGAGCAAACGTAATCAACCCAAGCCCGACAGTAATCGGGCCCAGCGCCTCGCCGAACGTCGTGCGGCGCAACAGGAGGCCGCCGCGGTCGTCACCCGGCCGTTCGCCGGTCTGGCCGCCGAATGCGATCTCGTCGCGCTGCGCGAATTCGTGCCGTCGGCGACCGCGACCCTGAGCTTGGCTCCGGGCGTCACCGCCGAGCGCCCGGTCACCCTGGCCACGGTGCTACCCGGCGCCGTCGCCGCTCTGGTCCGCGCGGGTGATCAGCCGACCGGTTTCGTCGGCGCGCAGGTGCAGTTCCAGTCCGCGGATCCGGCCGCCGATCTGGCCGCGTCCGTGTTGTGGACGCAGGCCGCCGAACCGGGTGAATCGCTGAATGCCGCAAGCGAATACGAGCTGGATCCGGTGCCCGCGCTCACCGAGGTGATCGATCCGAAGGCCGAACTGGACCTGACCGTGCACCAGAACTTCCAGTGGTGGGTGCCCGAGGGTGTGCAGCCGGATCCGCAGGTGGCGGCCACCATCGAACAGGCCGATCAGGCGATCATGCCGTCGGATCGACTGGCCCTGGGCCCGGAGTCGGTCGGCGCCGCCTGGTGGGTGGATGCCGGTGAGAAGGCGCATGTGCGCTGGGTCCGTCCCGAGGACGAGGATGCGCTGATGCTGGCCCTGGCCCGCGTCCACGCCGCGGGCGGACTGCATCTCGGTGAGGGTTCCCGGTTCGCGGGCTCGTTCCGCACCCACGGTCTGCTGGTTCCGGTGTTCGATCTGGATCGCGAGCGGCACCCCAGCGAATGGGTCGCGCCCGCAACCGAATTCGGCGCCCGGCTGGCGGAGGCGCTGGCCTCGGACACGCCGCTCACCTCGGAGGAGCGCCGCTCCCGCGACGGTCTGCGGTCGCGGCAGGTCACCCTGCGCTGAATCGCCGCTCCGGCAAGGGTTTTCCGGAGTTCCGACATGCGAGAAGCCCGGTCACCGTGCGGTGACCGGGCTTCCGGCATCGAATATCAGATGTTGCCGCCCGCGGCGGCGGGCGCTCCGGTGCTGTCGCTGGGGCCGCTCATCTCGCGGACGACGAAATTCTCGAGGTCGAACAGGTTCGTTCCCGCTCGCTCGGCGACGGTCAGCAGAGTGCTCATCCGCGCTACCTCCTCGACCTGCTCCTTCAGGAACCACTGCATGAACTGCTCGCCCAGATAGTCGCCCTCCTCGCGAGCGGTGCTGGCGAGCTGGATCATCTGTTCGGTGACGGTCTTCTCCTGCTGCAGCGCCAGGTGGATCGGCTCGCGCGCGGAATCGAATTGCGACACCGCGCCGTCCACACCGGAGAGTTCGACGGCCATATCCCGATCGAGGAAATACCGCACGATCATCATCGCGTGATTGCGCTCTTCGACGGCCTGGGCATAGAAGAGTTTCGACAATGCCGGAAGATCGGCATTGTCGAACCACACGGCGATCGCGATGTACTGATGTTCGGCATTGAATTCATGGCGGATCTGATCATGCAGCAAGGCGTGAAATTTGGTGTGCGAAGAATCCGTGTCGCTGAACATGACACCGACATTAGCGCTGGTCAGGGCAACTGTCATCCAAGTACACCCTTATTGAGGCAAGTATTGCCTTAGTTATCCGAACCTTACTGAAGGCTGCCTTACCGGTATTTGCCCTATACAATTTCGAGTAATTGTGACCTGCGGCACCGAAAGGATTCGGATCGGTCTCCGCGCTGTGGCCGATATCTCTCCCGCTATTTGGTGATCAGATCGTCCGGAACGGGCCGGTCGTGTGCCAACGCGTCGAAGAACTGGCTCGCCCGGCTCTTGTCCCACAGCAGCACATTGCCGCTACCGGATTCGTCGGCGAAACCGCCGATCGGGACCGTGGTCGCGACCGTGCCGCCGCGCAGCGCCCAGCCCAGCCGACCCAGATCCCAGATGTGATCGCCGTTGTCGACCTGCAGTGAGGAGGCGATTCCGGTGGCCAGCGGCCAGAGTTTCAACGGATTGACCAGTGTCGAGGTACTGGTCGCCTTGGCCAGCAGCGCGGAAAGAAACAGGCGCTGATTGTTCATCCGGTCCAGATCGGCACGTGGCGTGGCGCGGGTGCGCACGAAACCGAGCGCCTCGGCGCCGCTCAGCCGCTGACATCCGGCCTGCAGATTGATTCCGGCCTTGGGATCGTCGATCGGATCGGGCAGGCACATATCGATTCCGCCCAGCGCGTCGACCATTCCGGCGAAACCGCCGAATCCGATCTCGGCGAAATGATCGATGCGCAGACCGGTCGCGGTTTCGACGGTTTGCACGAGCAATTTCTGCCCGCCCGCGGAAAACGCCGAATTGAGTTTGTCCTTGCCGACCCCCGGAATATTCACATAGGAATCGCGCGGCAGGCTCACGATCGTCGCCTTACCGGACTTCGGAATGTGCACCAGCATGATCGTGTCGCTGCGGTCACCACCGGCATCGGCCGCGCCGCCGGTGGAAAGCTGCTGCTCCTGCTCCGGAGTCAGGCCCACGCGGGTGTCCGATCCGGTGAGCAGCCAGTTCGTGCCCGCGGTCTGTCCGACCCGGTCGGCATAACCGGACAGGGCGTCGATGCGATGCAGTGATCGGTCGAGATAGATCACCCCGGCCGCGGGCAGCAGAATGATGATCAACAGCAGGATCAGCAGCCACCGGCCCCAATGCCGTTTGCGCCGTGCCCGGGGCTGCCGGGGCTCGCGGGGTGGGCGGTCGGCCTTCCGGGGACGCGACGGTGGTGGTGGCGGAGGGGCTTCCCGACCCTCCCGATAGGGCACCGGGCGCTGGGTGGGCGCGTGCGTCGGCGGGTTCGGATCGCGGCGCGGCCGCGGTGGGCTCTCGGGGACCTGGGACCAGGCCAGATTGTCCGGATCGCGGCCGTCGCGGTGGATGACCTGAGTCGGTTCGATGGGCGGACGTCCGGGCGGTGCTCCCCGTCCCGAGCCGGGCGGACCCGATCGAGGGGGTTGTGGCCGGCCCGGTACCGGCGGCCGTCCGGCCCCGGGCGGGACCGATCGCGGCGGTACGGGGCGTCCGGATCCGGGTGGCGGGTGCGGGCCCGCGCCGTGTGGCTCGGGCGGCAGTCGTCGCGGTGCCGGTCCGTTCGGCGGCGGCACCCGGCGGGTCCGCGGATACTGCTGGGGGTCGTCGCCGTTCACCATGGCGATGGTACTTATCCGTGCATCGTGGGGGAGGTCACAATGATACTCCGGTGCCGAGGTGTCGAATTTCCGCAGGTATCAGGGGGTCTCGAGCGCTCAGGGCAACCAGGACACATGTCCGTGCAGTGCCGTGTAGCCGATGTAGGCAACCGAGTCGATGGTCGCGTGCGCCAGGATCAGCGGCCACAACCGCCCGGTGCGCTGCCAGTACCGGCCGAAGATCACCCCCATGACCAGATTGCCGAGCCCGCCGCCGAGCCCCTGATACAGGTGATAACTCCCGCGCAGCAGCGCCGATGCGGCCAATGAACGGTTCTCGGACCAGCCCAGCGCGCGCAGGCGAGTGATCAGATAGCCCACCACCACGATCTCCTCGGCCACCGCGTTCGCGATCGCCGACAGCACCAGTACCGGAAGCCGCCACCAGTGGTCGTGCAGTGAGCTCGGAACGATGGTGACGCTCAGTCCGAGCGCGTGTGCCGCCAGATACAGCCCCAATCCGGGCAGTCCGATCACCGCGGCGAGGACGAGCCCCGGTACGACGTCACCGCGCAACCGAATTCGCGCCAGCCCGACCAGCCGCGGCCCGATTCCGCTGCGCCACAGCAGATACAGCCCCAGCGCACCCCAGGCCACCAGTCGCGTGACGCTCAGCAGCTGGAACAGCAGATCGATGGTCGATTGCGTTGCCCGCGAGGGATTCAGCGCGACCTTCTGCCCGCCGACCCCGCCGGGGGCGAGGGCGGATTCCAGTAGTGAGAGCGCCGCGCTGAGACCACTGGAACCGAAGGTGATGACCAGGACGATCGCGATTTCCACCCGGATCGCGAACCGTTCGCGGTCCGAGGCGGGCGCGGGCCACGAAGGTGCGGAGCGGGCAGCCGGAACCATGCGCCCAATCTAGCGACGGGCCCGGAGGCGGCAGCTCGCGTCACCACGCAGGTCGCCATCCAGCACAGCGGCGTATCCGTTCCTGATGGTCTCCGGCTCAGGCCGGGCGATCGGAACCGTGCAGGCGGTCGAAGAACGGGCAGCCCGCCAGGATCCGCACCGCGCGACTCAGCGATTGCACATCGTCGACCGGTGCGTGGAAGGGCAGGCGCACATCGTGATCGGTGTCCGGGCCCTCGACGCGCAGGGTGACGCCGTAGCGGTCGATCGCGAGCGGGCGTACCGAACCGCTGCGCAGCCGGACCGGCAGATGCCGTGCCAGCCGGGCGATCACATCGGCGTGGTCGGAGTCCATGTGCTGCAGCCAGGCCGATTCCAGTTCCCAGAACGGGTCGGCGTCGGCGCTGCGCAGATCGTGCGGGCACACCGATTCGGCGCCCGTCGAATCGGCGACCACCGCCGATTCCAGCACCACGCGCAGCAGTGTCGCGGTGTGGCCGACATCGAGCAGCCCCGGATGCGGAAATTCGCTCGCGACCTGAGATGCCAAGGCGCGCTGGGCATGTCCGGGCACGGCCCGTACCCGGCCGCGCAACCAGACCAGGGCGCGCACGGGTTCGCGCAGTCGCAGGGGTGCGTGATCGGTGAGTTCCAGCACGCCGGGCGAGCCGACCTCGGCCGCCGCGGCGGCCACCGCCGCCGAGTTGCGCGCCACCGCGATCACCACATCACCGCAGGCCCGGAGGTGATGCACGGTGGTGGGAATGGGGTCGGTACCGGGCAGGGCGAGGACGGAATTCTCGGCATGGGCACACGCACTGCGGATCCGCTCCGCGGCGGACGGAGCGGCGGACGTGATCGTGCGGCGCATACAAACCTCCAGGGCGGGGTCGATCCAACTGACAACCCGAGCGTGTATTTAGGTAAACCTAAGCTAAGTCACGGCCGGTGGATGCGCAAGCATTGCGCTCGCTACGGTGAAAAAGTGCCGCACGATTCGACTCCCGCCCCCGAACCCGTCCTGGTCTCGCTGAGCGTGCCGGTCGCACGGGCGGATCTGGTGCGAGACCTGGTTCGATCGCCCTCCGCGCAGCCGCGGGTGCCGGTGCTGGATCTCGATCTGCCCGATGAGCGAATCGCCGAATTCCTGGTCGGCGCGGCCCATGCCGCGCCCTCCGAGAGCGGATTCGTCGCGATCACGAATTCGGGCGAGCGCGCGGTCGCACTCGTCGCCGCGACCGTGGCAGCACTGTGCGGCGAGGATATTCGCGCGGCCCTGACCACTCCCGACATCGCCTTCCTCCGCGGTCTGGGCGGACCCGCGATCCAGGCCCTGCGCGAGATCCTGCTCGCGATCGAGACCGAGCAGGTGGATGCGGTGACCGAGGCATTGGACGTGCTGCGCCCCTGACAATCGGCCGCCCGCTGAACTCTCGCTAACGGACGGCGGGCCCGGACAGCCGATCCCCCTGCCTCGTCGCCGACCTCCGACCAGGGCGGTTACCGCCGAGTATGCGCAAACGGCGAGTCGGTAGCCAACTGCCAGTAATGTCGTATCCGTGCCGCGTATCGCCTATTTCGGGCCGTCGGGAACTTTCACCGAGATGGCCCTCGCTCAACTCGAGTCCGCCCGCACCTTCGACGGGCCGGTCGAGCGTATCGCCGCGCCCAGTCAGGGGGCCACGCTCGAGATGGTCCGCGACGGCGCGGCCGACGGCGCGGTGGTTCCGATCGAGAGTTCGGTCGAGGGATCGATCTCGGCGACCCTCGACGCGCTGGCCACCGGTCCGCGATTGCAGATCGTGGCCGAAACCGAATTGGATGTGGCCTTTACGATCGTCGGCAGGCCCGGCATCGAACTGGCACAGGTGTCCACGATCGCGGCCTATCCGGTGGCCGCCGCGCAGGTGCGGCTGTGGCTGGCCGACCGGCTCCCGCAGGCGCGGCTGTACACCTCGGCCTCCAATGCCGCCGCGGCCGAGGACGTGGTGGCCGGGCATGCGGACGCCGCGGTGTCGACCACGCTGGCCGGGGAGCGTCTGGGGCTGACCACGCTCGCCACCGGGGTCGCCGACCACGATCAGGCCGTCACCCGTTTCGTCCTGGTCACCGCGCCGCGGCAGGCGCCCGCGCGAACCGGGACCGACCGTACCTCGCTGGTGGTGCTGGAACTGGCCAACGAGCCGGGGTCACTGATGCGGGTCTTCGCCGAATTCGCCACGCGCGGAGTGGATCTGACCCGGATCGAATCCCGGCCCACCCGGACCGGGATGGGAACGTACCGCTTCTACCTGGACTGTGTCGGTCATATCGAGGACACCGCCGTGGCGGAGGCGTTGAAGGCACTGCATCGGACGGCCGGACGGATCCGCTATCTGGGTTCGTGGCCGGCCAGTTCTCCGAGCGGTTCGCCGCCGCCCGCCGATGGACCGGCGGCGGCATGGCTGGACGATGTGAAGAAGGGGGTGGACGCCTCATGAGCGAATTCCGCGAATCTGCAGCAATATCCGATCCGGGCCGTGTCCCGGGCAGACTGGTGCTGGTGCGCCACGGCGAGACCGAGGGCAATGTCGCCAAGGTGCTCGATACCCGGGTGCCCGGTCTGCCGCTCACCGAACGTGGTGTGGCACAGGCCAAATCATTCGCGTCACGGTTGATCGTGCCGCCCACGCGGCTGTATTCGTCGGTTGCGCTGCGGGCACGGCAGACCGCCACGTACATCGAATCGGGTACCGGGGTGTCGGCCGAGGTGCTGGACGGCGTGTACGAGGTCCAGGTCGGTGAACTCGAAGGGCTGGGTTCCGATGCGGCGCATCAGGAGTTCCAGCGGGTGTACCGGTCCTGGCATGTGGGTGAACTGAACTCCCGGCTACCCGGTGGCGAATCGGGCGAGGAGGTCCTGGAGCGGTATCTGCCGGTCGTGGAACAACTGCGCGCGAACCATCTCGGGCCCGCTTCGCGATCCGGTGACGAGGGCTCCGGTGATGTCCTGTTGGTCAGCCACGGCGCCGTGATGCGCTTGGTGGCTCGTGAACTCACCGGCGTCGCACCGCCGTTCACAACCAACAATCATCTGGACAACACCGAAACCATCGAACTCCTGCCGACCGCGGACGGCGGCTGGACCTGTGTCCGGTGGGGCCGCTACACCCCGCCGTTCGGACCCAGCACCCAGCCGTCGCCGGACGATCCGATGGGATAGTTCAGATCACGCCCGGTGTGATCGGCTTGAAATCCTCACGCAGCGGCAGCTTTTCGATCAGGTCCCGGATTGCCGTCCGCAGGCGGCCCGGCGTGCCACCCGCCAGCGAGGTCCACATGATCTCGTCGTCGGAGCGGGTGGTGACGCCGATGAACCGGCCGTTGCGGGTGTTGTACACCGCGATCATGCCGTCGGAGACGTCGCGGCTGGCATCGTTGTACACGACGCCGACGATCGAGGCGTGCGACAGGATCTCGACCAGCGCCGAGCCCAGCGCCTGCGCATCGCGCGGCGGCCGGCCCACCCGGCTCAGCCGCTGTGTGGTGGCCGCCGCATCGCCCGCATCGCCGAGGATCGGTTTGAGTTCCTCGGTGAGAACGTTCATCCCGTCGAGTTCGAGCGGTTCGGCCGGGCCCAGTGCCGCCATGATGGTGCCCGGCAGATCGTGCCCGGCCTCGTCGATGGTGTAGGAATCCGGACCGCGCAGGACGACGACATCGATATCGTCGCCCTTGGCCAGGCAGAAGCGGTTCACTCGATCGCCGACATACCAGCGCATCGCGATCACCCAGTGCGGGCGATACAGCCCGCGCATCCGGTCCTCCAGATCCCGGTGCACCGCTCCGTCGACGAGAAGGTCACGCGCGGTGAGGGATTCGGCGGCGGCCTTCATCGCCGCATTGTGATCGAGGTCGTTGTCGTAGCGGCCGATCGAGTCCAGCACGACCGGCATCTCGTCGAGTTCCAGTTCCTCCATGAGGAACTGGAACTCGTCGAGTGACAGCACCACGCTCTCCAGTGCGGCCGACCCGCGGCCTTCGCCGAGAATCGTCACTCAGCGGTCCTCGACCGGGTTTCCGCCGCCGATGACACCCGCCGCGATGATCCGGCCGTCGGCGAAGTGCTCGCCGCGCAGGTAGTCGTTGCCGGAGTGCTCGCCCTCGTCGTCATCGCCGTGAACCTGGCGGCCCAGCAACGGATTTCCGGAGGGGTTACCGGCACGTGCCGGAGCCGGTGCACTCAGCTGGCTGGGACTCGTCGCCGCCACCTGCGGGGCCGCCGTCTCGCCGATGACATTGCCCGCACCCCAGCCCTCGGGCAGTTTCAGTGTGCCCGCGCCGTTGCCGATACCGACGGTGGCGCCACTGAAGGACACCGCCCGGGTGGCCGCGGCGCCGCCCGCCACGGCGACTCCGCCGATGCCGCCCATCATCATCGGCGACATGGTGGACGCGGTGCCGGTGTGAGTGGCCGCGGCGATGGCGGTACCGGCCGCATTGCCCACGGTCGAGACACCGGTGGAGGCCACCGAACCGGCGGCATTGGCGACCTGGGTCGCGGTGCTGATCACGGACGGATTGCTGGCGAGCGCCTGCGCCGCCGCGACCGCGGTCTGCACCGGGTCGCCGTTGGTCTGCGCCGCGGATTCGGCTCCGCTGTCGGCCAATCCGGCCCCGGCCGCGATGGGCGGCGGCGGCGCGAATTCGGCCGGTGTCGCCATCATGGCTTCGACGGTCGACTCGTAGGTGTCCATGACGAGGGCGGCCTGGATGTCCAAGGCCAGTTTGGCCGACTCGGCGATCTCGGCGCTGCCGTCGAGGTCACCGCCGTGCGCGTGGGCCGCCACGCGCGCCGAATCGACGGCCGCGATCTCCGGCAGGCTCGGCATGGCCAGGCTCGCAACGGTATTGGCGGTGGCGTGCGCCGATGCCTTGGCTGCCATGGCGGCGGCCTGGACGCCCTGCTGTTCGGCCCAGCCGGTGAATCCGGCGAGTTTGGCCAGCGCGACGGTGCCGTTGACACCCACCATGCCGACGCCGAGTTCGGCCATCACCCGGGCGGCGGTGGCCGTCGCGTCCACCCACGCCGCGGTCAGGCCGCCCCACGCGGTGGCGGCCGCCGAGGCCGGAATCGCATGCGGCCCAGCGGTGAGCAGACTCGAGTTGCCCTCGGCGAGACGGGGCATGAAGTAGATCCCGGTCAATCCTGCGGTCATTGTGTCTCCCCTGAATGCCTCAATGAATGATGTGGTGAAGGATCGGCCGGATCAGAACTGGATGGCCGCGGTGCCCGCGGCCTCGATCGCGTCGTCGGCGATGAAGGAGGCCAACTGCGTACGCAGGATCGCGGCGGCGTGATGCAACTCCAGGATGGCCTGGGCGACCGCGCGATCGTGGCTGAGGGCGCCTTCGTTGAGATGTGTCGCCGCCATGGCGGAGACCTCTTCGGCGCCGGCCGGGATGACGTGGGTCGCCGGACCGCTCAGGGCGCTGGCGGCCGCGAGACGTTCGGCGAGCAGGTCGAGTTCCGCCGAGGCCGCGAGGACCACTTCGGGCTGTACACCGAGCAAACCAACCATGACTCGAACTCCTTCTAGTGGCGGCTGTGCAAGTGTCGAGCCGACCGACACCCGAGTACCGCACCGGTGCTCGGACAGTATGACCGACCCTTCGGTGGAACCACGAGAATTCCCCCTACGAGATGATTGGATGCGACGGACCCCGGTTCGGTTCCCTCGAATCGCAAATCACTTCGACTTTACCGCTTTCGCGCGTAAAGGCTAGCCCCATCCCAGCTCATGCAGACGCTCTTCGTCAATCCCGAAATAGTGAGCTATCTCATGGATCACGGTGATCGCGACCTCCTCGACCACCTGCCGTTCGTCCTCGCACAGCTCGAGGATCGTGTCCCGGAAGATCGTGACCGTATCCGGTAGCGCGCCACCGTATTGGCTGTCCACCCGGTCGGTCAGCGCGATACCCCGGTACACGCCGAGCAGGTGCGGATCGTCGGGATCGCGGGGCTCGATGAGGATCACCACATTGTCGATCGCCGCGGTGAGGGCCGACGGGATCGTATCCAGCGCATCGCCGACCAATTCCTCGAATCGGCTCGGCGACATCGACACCGGCACGGCGATCAGTTCGGGACCGGCGCCGGGGCGGCGCCCGGCAGCGGCGCCGGAGTGGAACGCCCCGAGCTCGGCGGCGGTACCGGCGCCTGGCCGTCGATCAGCACATCGCCCTTGGCGGAACCGGTGATCGTCGAGAAGCCGTCTTGAGATCCCTTGCCCACCAGGCAGTTCAGCTTGTGACTGCCGACCAGCCAGCTGCGCGCGTCGAGGTTGTCCCAGAAGATCGTGAGCGTCTTGTTGATCAGCGCGTCCTGCCCGCCGAGGTAATCGCCCGAGGCGCGGGCACATTCGTCCTGCATGAACGAATCCTGATCGGAATTCGCGGGCGGCCCACCGTTGAAGTGGGTGCCCAGATCGACGGTCGACATCACCTCGTAGGCATGGGGCTGACCGCAGGGGACCGGCTCGTTGGTGGGCAGATTCTGATTGATGCCGATACACGTGCCCGGATCGAAGATCCGCGACTGATCGCTGTCGCGCACCCGGCCCACGGTCTGCTGGGTCGCGTTACCGGTCGCGCTCACCAATTGCAGTCCGCACCGGATGGTCCGATCGCCGTTGCGCCAGCCCGGCTCGCCGGGATTGACCATGCCCACCACGAACCGCCCGCGCGGATCGAGCCGTCCGCCGAGATACGCGGCCGCGGCCGGGGCGCAGTGCTCGTCGCGCAGTTCCGCGAAGCGCAGCGAATCCGGGAAGGCCGAACCCGGCCCGAATTCCCGGCCCGGATACCGGCCCAGATCGATATCGGAGGTGACCTCGAACAGATGCTTGTCGGCGCAGTTGACCTTCGTCAGATCCAGGGTCTTGGCGCTGGTCCAGGTGAGGCAGTCGCCGGTCTTCGCGGCGCCGAAGGCGGCATCGGCACGACCGGGCGGTTTACCCGAACCGGGGTCGTGCGCCGCCAGCCCGTGCGAGCTGCGGAATCCGGTGATGGACAGCGTCACCAGGGCCGCGACCACGGCGCCCACCGCGACCGCGAGCAGCCCCCAGCGCAGCCGATGGGGGTGCAGCGCTTTCTCGGCCTCCGCGTCGAGGGGGCCGTCCGGTTCGTCGTCGCCGGGCCGCGAACGCCTGCGCCCACCGGTCGACGAACGACGGCGTTTCGCCCCGGCACGCCCGCGGCGGAGCATGTCGGATGTTTCGTTTTCCGGTTCCGGCGCCTCGGGCGCCCCATCGTCGGAGGACATCGCCGTCCATCATGGCAGGCGCTCCCCGAACCCTGCCACGATCCTGGGGAAAAGTCGGTGGACGTCGCCCACTAGGCTGATCACCCATGATCGACCTCCGATTCCTGCGGGAGAATC
Encoded here:
- a CDS encoding DUF5926 family protein, which codes for MGKSKRNQPKPDSNRAQRLAERRAAQQEAAAVVTRPFAGLAAECDLVALREFVPSATATLSLAPGVTAERPVTLATVLPGAVAALVRAGDQPTGFVGAQVQFQSADPAADLAASVLWTQAAEPGESLNAASEYELDPVPALTEVIDPKAELDLTVHQNFQWWVPEGVQPDPQVAATIEQADQAIMPSDRLALGPESVGAAWWVDAGEKAHVRWVRPEDEDALMLALARVHAAGGLHLGEGSRFAGSFRTHGLLVPVFDLDRERHPSEWVAPATEFGARLAEALASDTPLTSEERRSRDGLRSRQVTLR
- a CDS encoding ferritin, with translation MFSDTDSSHTKFHALLHDQIRHEFNAEHQYIAIAVWFDNADLPALSKLFYAQAVEERNHAMMIVRYFLDRDMAVELSGVDGAVSQFDSAREPIHLALQQEKTVTEQMIQLASTAREEGDYLGEQFMQWFLKEQVEEVARMSTLLTVAERAGTNLFDLENFVVREMSGPSDSTGAPAAAGGNI
- a CDS encoding LCP family protein, yielding MVNGDDPQQYPRTRRVPPPNGPAPRRLPPEPHGAGPHPPPGSGRPVPPRSVPPGAGRPPVPGRPQPPRSGPPGSGRGAPPGRPPIEPTQVIHRDGRDPDNLAWSQVPESPPRPRRDPNPPTHAPTQRPVPYREGREAPPPPPPSRPRKADRPPREPRQPRARRKRHWGRWLLILLLIIILLPAAGVIYLDRSLHRIDALSGYADRVGQTAGTNWLLTGSDTRVGLTPEQEQQLSTGGAADAGGDRSDTIMLVHIPKSGKATIVSLPRDSYVNIPGVGKDKLNSAFSAGGQKLLVQTVETATGLRIDHFAEIGFGGFAGMVDALGGIDMCLPDPIDDPKAGINLQAGCQRLSGAEALGFVRTRATPRADLDRMNNQRLFLSALLAKATSTSTLVNPLKLWPLATGIASSLQVDNGDHIWDLGRLGWALRGGTVATTVPIGGFADESGSGNVLLWDKSRASQFFDALAHDRPVPDDLITK
- a CDS encoding CPBP family intramembrane glutamic endopeptidase → MVPAARSAPSWPAPASDRERFAIRVEIAIVLVITFGSSGLSAALSLLESALAPGGVGGQKVALNPSRATQSTIDLLFQLLSVTRLVAWGALGLYLLWRSGIGPRLVGLARIRLRGDVVPGLVLAAVIGLPGLGLYLAAHALGLSVTIVPSSLHDHWWRLPVLVLSAIANAVAEEIVVVGYLITRLRALGWSENRSLAASALLRGSYHLYQGLGGGLGNLVMGVIFGRYWQRTGRLWPLILAHATIDSVAYIGYTALHGHVSWLP
- a CDS encoding DUF2470 domain-containing protein, with protein sequence MRRTITSAAPSAAERIRSACAHAENSVLALPGTDPIPTTVHHLRACGDVVIAVARNSAAVAAAAAEVGSPGVLELTDHAPLRLREPVRALVWLRGRVRAVPGHAQRALASQVASEFPHPGLLDVGHTATLLRVVLESAVVADSTGAESVCPHDLRSADADPFWELESAWLQHMDSDHADVIARLARHLPVRLRSGSVRPLAIDRYGVTLRVEGPDTDHDVRLPFHAPVDDVQSLSRAVRILAGCPFFDRLHGSDRPA
- the pheA gene encoding prephenate dehydratase; protein product: MPRIAYFGPSGTFTEMALAQLESARTFDGPVERIAAPSQGATLEMVRDGAADGAVVPIESSVEGSISATLDALATGPRLQIVAETELDVAFTIVGRPGIELAQVSTIAAYPVAAAQVRLWLADRLPQARLYTSASNAAAAEDVVAGHADAAVSTTLAGERLGLTTLATGVADHDQAVTRFVLVTAPRQAPARTGTDRTSLVVLELANEPGSLMRVFAEFATRGVDLTRIESRPTRTGMGTYRFYLDCVGHIEDTAVAEALKALHRTAGRIRYLGSWPASSPSGSPPPADGPAAAWLDDVKKGVDAS
- a CDS encoding histidine phosphatase family protein, producing MSEFRESAAISDPGRVPGRLVLVRHGETEGNVAKVLDTRVPGLPLTERGVAQAKSFASRLIVPPTRLYSSVALRARQTATYIESGTGVSAEVLDGVYEVQVGELEGLGSDAAHQEFQRVYRSWHVGELNSRLPGGESGEEVLERYLPVVEQLRANHLGPASRSGDEGSGDVLLVSHGAVMRLVARELTGVAPPFTTNNHLDNTETIELLPTADGGWTCVRWGRYTPPFGPSTQPSPDDPMG
- a CDS encoding ESX secretion-associated protein EspG translates to MTILGEGRGSAALESVVLSLDEFQFLMEELELDEMPVVLDSIGRYDNDLDHNAAMKAAAESLTARDLLVDGAVHRDLEDRMRGLYRPHWVIAMRWYVGDRVNRFCLAKGDDIDVVVLRGPDSYTIDEAGHDLPGTIMAALGPAEPLELDGMNVLTEELKPILGDAGDAAATTQRLSRVGRPPRDAQALGSALVEILSHASIVGVVYNDASRDVSDGMIAVYNTRNGRFIGVTTRSDDEIMWTSLAGGTPGRLRTAIRDLIEKLPLREDFKPITPGVI
- a CDS encoding PPE domain-containing protein, with the protein product MTAGLTGIYFMPRLAEGNSSLLTAGPHAIPASAAATAWGGLTAAWVDATATAARVMAELGVGMVGVNGTVALAKLAGFTGWAEQQGVQAAAMAAKASAHATANTVASLAMPSLPEIAAVDSARVAAHAHGGDLDGSAEIAESAKLALDIQAALVMDTYESTVEAMMATPAEFAPPPPIAAGAGLADSGAESAAQTNGDPVQTAVAAAQALASNPSVISTATQVANAAGSVASTGVSTVGNAAGTAIAAATHTGTASTMSPMMMGGIGGVAVAGGAAATRAVSFSGATVGIGNGAGTLKLPEGWGAGNVIGETAAPQVAATSPSQLSAPAPARAGNPSGNPLLGRQVHGDDDEGEHSGNDYLRGEHFADGRIIAAGVIGGGNPVEDR
- a CDS encoding PE family protein; translation: MVGLLGVQPEVVLAASAELDLLAERLAAASALSGPATHVIPAGAEEVSAMAATHLNEGALSHDRAVAQAILELHHAAAILRTQLASFIADDAIEAAGTAAIQF
- a CDS encoding metallopeptidase family protein, giving the protein MPVSMSPSRFEELVGDALDTIPSALTAAIDNVVILIEPRDPDDPHLLGVYRGIALTDRVDSQYGGALPDTVTIFRDTILELCEDERQVVEEVAITVIHEIAHYFGIDEERLHELGWG
- a CDS encoding septum formation family protein is translated as MSSDDGAPEAPEPENETSDMLRRGRAGAKRRRSSTGGRRRSRPGDDEPDGPLDAEAEKALHPHRLRWGLLAVAVGAVVAALVTLSITGFRSSHGLAAHDPGSGKPPGRADAAFGAAKTGDCLTWTSAKTLDLTKVNCADKHLFEVTSDIDLGRYPGREFGPGSAFPDSLRFAELRDEHCAPAAAAYLGGRLDPRGRFVVGMVNPGEPGWRNGDRTIRCGLQLVSATGNATQQTVGRVRDSDQSRIFDPGTCIGINQNLPTNEPVPCGQPHAYEVMSTVDLGTHFNGGPPANSDQDSFMQDECARASGDYLGGQDALINKTLTIFWDNLDARSWLVGSHKLNCLVGKGSQDGFSTITGSAKGDVLIDGQAPVPPPSSGRSTPAPLPGAAPAPVPN